A single region of the Arthrobacter sp. V1I7 genome encodes:
- a CDS encoding enoyl-CoA hydratase/isomerase family protein, with the protein MAATGSGLNPDDFSTLKIEEREDRLVVLLNRPEVRNAIDQQMVDELHLVCAYLEQVPKVLIIAGTDGVFASGADIGQLRERRRDDALQGINSAIFVRIARLPLPVIAALDGYCLGGGAELAYAADFRVGTPELRIGNPETGLGILAAAGASWRLKELVGEAVAKEILLAGVVLRAERALAVNLITEIHEAPKLMDAAHALADRIARQDPLAVRITKSVFHAPAESHPLIDQLAQGILFESQAKFDRMQSFLEKKSEKNPAKNSATKPATQPLPTSDRKK; encoded by the coding sequence GTGGCGGCCACCGGTTCCGGACTCAACCCGGACGACTTCAGCACGCTGAAGATCGAGGAGCGCGAGGACCGGCTGGTGGTGCTGCTCAACCGCCCCGAGGTCCGCAACGCCATCGACCAGCAGATGGTCGATGAACTCCACCTGGTCTGCGCTTACCTCGAGCAGGTCCCCAAGGTGCTCATCATCGCCGGCACCGACGGCGTCTTCGCTTCCGGTGCGGACATCGGCCAGCTCCGCGAACGCCGCCGCGACGATGCCCTGCAGGGCATCAACTCCGCCATCTTCGTCCGGATCGCCAGGCTGCCGCTGCCGGTCATCGCCGCCCTCGACGGCTACTGCCTGGGCGGCGGCGCCGAGCTCGCCTACGCGGCGGACTTCCGGGTCGGCACGCCAGAGTTGCGGATCGGCAATCCGGAAACGGGACTGGGCATTCTGGCCGCGGCCGGTGCCAGCTGGCGGCTCAAGGAGCTCGTGGGGGAGGCCGTGGCCAAGGAAATCCTGCTTGCCGGCGTCGTCCTGCGGGCCGAGCGCGCCCTCGCCGTCAACCTCATCACCGAGATCCATGAAGCCCCGAAGCTGATGGACGCGGCCCACGCCCTCGCCGACCGGATCGCCCGGCAGGATCCGCTGGCGGTCCGGATCACCAAGTCCGTGTTCCACGCCCCGGCCGAGTCGCACCCCCTGATCGACCAGCTGGCCCAGGGCATCCTCTTTGAGTCCCAGGCCAAATTCGACCGGATGCAGTCTTTCCTGGAAAAGAAATCAGAAAAGAATCCAGCTAAGAATTCAGCCACTAAGCCAGCCACGCAGCCGTTACCGACCTCAGACCGGAAGAAGTAG
- a CDS encoding acetyl-CoA C-acyltransferase — protein sequence MASAVAGPQAFLVGGARTPVGRYGGALSAVRPDDLAALVVREAVARAGVDPESIEEVILGNANGAGEENRNVARMATVLAGLPLHIPGITVNRLCASGLSAIIMASQMIRSGAADIVIAGGVESMSRAPWVQEKPQAAFAKPGQIFDTSIGWRFVNPKFQKGGLSRDGKMTYSMPETAEEVARVDGISREDADAFAVRSHERSLAAIAAGRFAGEIVPVTVRTRKGETVVDTDEGPRAGTTLDVLAGLRPVVAGGSVVTAGNSSTLNDGASAIVVASDAAIKRFGFTPRARIIDGASAGCEPEVMGIGPVPATQKVLARTGLSAGDLGAVELNEAFATQSLASMRRLGLDPEIVNRDGGAISLGHPLGSSGSRLAITLLGRMEREDAEIGLATMCIGVGQGTAMLLERV from the coding sequence ATGGCATCAGCAGTTGCAGGACCACAGGCATTTCTCGTGGGCGGGGCCCGCACGCCCGTCGGCCGTTACGGCGGGGCGCTTTCCGCCGTCCGTCCCGATGACCTGGCAGCGCTCGTGGTCCGCGAGGCTGTGGCCCGCGCCGGCGTCGACCCGGAGAGCATCGAGGAGGTGATCCTCGGCAACGCCAACGGCGCCGGAGAGGAAAACCGCAATGTCGCCAGGATGGCCACCGTCCTGGCCGGACTGCCCCTGCACATCCCCGGGATCACGGTGAACCGGCTGTGCGCCTCGGGCCTCAGTGCCATCATCATGGCCAGCCAGATGATCAGGTCCGGCGCCGCGGACATCGTGATCGCCGGCGGCGTCGAATCCATGAGCAGGGCCCCGTGGGTCCAGGAAAAGCCGCAGGCGGCCTTCGCCAAGCCGGGCCAGATCTTCGACACATCAATCGGCTGGCGGTTCGTCAACCCTAAGTTCCAGAAGGGCGGTCTCTCCCGCGACGGCAAGATGACCTACTCCATGCCGGAGACGGCAGAGGAAGTCGCCCGGGTGGATGGCATCTCCCGCGAGGACGCAGATGCGTTCGCGGTCCGCTCGCACGAGCGTTCCCTCGCCGCGATCGCTGCGGGCCGGTTCGCCGGGGAGATCGTCCCGGTGACCGTCAGGACCCGCAAGGGCGAGACCGTCGTCGATACCGACGAGGGCCCCCGCGCCGGGACCACCCTGGACGTTCTCGCCGGGCTCCGCCCCGTCGTCGCCGGCGGTTCGGTTGTCACCGCCGGAAACTCCTCCACCCTCAACGACGGCGCTTCCGCGATCGTGGTCGCCTCCGACGCCGCGATCAAGCGCTTCGGCTTCACCCCCCGGGCCCGCATCATCGACGGCGCCTCCGCCGGCTGCGAACCGGAGGTCATGGGCATCGGCCCCGTCCCCGCCACGCAGAAGGTGCTCGCCAGAACCGGGCTCAGCGCCGGTGACCTCGGCGCCGTCGAACTCAATGAAGCGTTCGCCACCCAGTCACTGGCCAGCATGCGGCGGCTGGGCCTGGACCCGGAGATCGTGAACCGCGACGGCGGCGCGATCTCCCTGGGGCACCCGCTGGGATCCAGCGGGTCCCGGCTCGCCATCACCCTGCTCGGCCGGATGGAACGCGAGGACGCCGAGATCGGCCTCGCCACGATGTGCATCGGCGTCGGCCAGGGTACCGCGATGCTGCTGGAGCGCGTCTAG
- a CDS encoding GNAT family N-acetyltransferase has translation MTSLYGPALEPVTLAGRYVVLEPLSQDHHDGLVEAARDGELWKLWYTSVPGPEQMAAEIGRRLTLQEQGSMLPFTTRLIDPATGGPGKVIGMTTYMNIDADTPRMEIGSTWNAASAHGSGSNPDSKLLLLAHAFDTLGCPAVEFRTHWLNHQSREAIARLGAKQDGVLRSHTRSADGALRDTVVFSILEHEWPMVRNALEFRLAKRA, from the coding sequence GTGACTTCCCTCTACGGACCCGCACTTGAACCGGTCACTCTCGCCGGCCGGTACGTCGTCCTCGAACCGCTGAGCCAGGACCACCATGACGGCCTCGTCGAGGCCGCCCGGGACGGCGAGCTGTGGAAGCTCTGGTACACGTCCGTCCCCGGCCCCGAACAGATGGCGGCCGAAATCGGCCGCCGCCTGACCCTCCAGGAGCAAGGCTCCATGCTCCCCTTCACCACGCGGCTCATCGATCCCGCCACGGGCGGCCCGGGCAAGGTGATCGGGATGACCACCTACATGAACATCGACGCCGACACGCCCCGGATGGAGATCGGCTCCACCTGGAACGCGGCCTCGGCGCACGGCAGCGGCAGCAACCCGGACTCCAAGCTGCTGCTGCTGGCGCACGCCTTCGACACACTCGGCTGCCCGGCCGTCGAGTTCCGGACACACTGGCTCAACCACCAGTCCCGGGAGGCCATTGCAAGGCTCGGCGCCAAGCAGGACGGCGTGCTGCGCAGCCACACCCGCTCCGCCGACGGCGCCCTGAGGGACACCGTGGTGTTCTCCATCCTGGAACACGAATGGCCGATGGTCCGCAACGCACTGGAGTTCCGGCTCGCCAAGCGGGCCTAG
- a CDS encoding 3-hydroxyacyl-CoA dehydrogenase family protein has protein sequence MSSPALPANLPADNLPDFVGVLGGGRMGAGIAHAFLINGANVLVVERDEESAEAARERVESAAAKSIERGATDASLDEMVSRLSVTADYDDFKDRQLVIEAVPEDWNLKVSSLRGIEQRLAPDAYLASNTSSLSVNGLARELKRPQNFLGLHFFNPVPASTLIEVVLGKHTSEELARAARGWVEALGKTAVVVNDAPGFASSRLGVAIALEAMRMVEEGVASAEDIDNAMVLGYKHPTGPLRTTDIVGLDVRLGIAEYLASTLGERFAPPQILRDKVARGELGRKSGKGFFDWTD, from the coding sequence ATGAGCAGCCCCGCCCTCCCCGCGAACCTTCCCGCCGATAACCTCCCCGACTTCGTCGGCGTTCTCGGCGGCGGCCGCATGGGCGCCGGCATTGCCCACGCCTTCCTGATCAACGGGGCCAACGTCCTGGTGGTCGAACGCGACGAGGAATCCGCCGAGGCCGCCCGCGAGCGGGTGGAATCGGCGGCAGCCAAAAGCATCGAGCGAGGCGCCACGGACGCCAGCCTCGACGAGATGGTCTCCCGGCTCTCCGTGACGGCGGACTATGACGACTTCAAGGACCGCCAGCTGGTCATCGAGGCGGTGCCCGAGGACTGGAACCTGAAGGTCTCCTCCCTTCGCGGGATCGAGCAGCGACTCGCCCCCGACGCTTACCTCGCCTCCAACACCTCCTCGCTGTCCGTCAACGGGCTGGCCCGCGAGCTGAAGCGGCCGCAGAACTTCCTGGGCCTGCACTTCTTCAACCCGGTGCCGGCGTCGACGTTGATCGAGGTCGTGCTCGGCAAACACACCTCTGAGGAGCTCGCCCGCGCCGCCCGCGGCTGGGTCGAGGCGCTCGGCAAGACCGCCGTCGTCGTCAACGACGCACCGGGCTTTGCCTCCTCGAGGCTGGGCGTGGCGATCGCCCTCGAAGCGATGCGCATGGTGGAAGAAGGCGTGGCCTCGGCCGAGGACATCGACAACGCCATGGTGCTTGGCTACAAACACCCCACCGGCCCGTTGCGGACCACGGATATCGTGGGCCTCGACGTCCGCCTGGGTATCGCCGAATACCTTGCCTCCACCCTGGGCGAGCGCTTTGCGCCGCCGCAGATCCTGCGCGACAAAGTGGCACGCGGCGAGCTGGGCCGGAAGTCCGGCAAGGGCTTCTTCGACTGGACCGACTGA